From a single Solanum dulcamara chromosome 4, daSolDulc1.2, whole genome shotgun sequence genomic region:
- the LOC129885045 gene encoding dirigent protein 22: MAKLIIQIFTISLLLSLVAFPATGEEKDYIFGKSINKKSMRAKKEKLSHFRFYWHDILSGSKPTSMIIIPPPKNTTTGFGQMNMIDNALTLGPELSSKIVGRAQGFYAAASLNDVGLMMVMNFAFIEGKYNGSTFTVLGRNPVFEKVREMAVIGGSGLFRFATGYVQATTHSWDFKTGDANVQYDAYVLHY, encoded by the coding sequence ATGGCCAAACTAATAATCCAAATCTTCACCATTTCCCTTCTCCTTTCTCTGGTTGCCTTTCCGGCTACCGGAGAAGAAAAAGattatatttttggaaaatccataAATAAAAAGTCTATGAGggcaaaaaaggaaaaactcaGTCATTTCCGATTTTATTGGCATGATATCCTAAGTGGCTCAAAACCAACATCAATGATTATTATTCCACCACCCAAAAACACCACAACAGGGTTTGGCCAAATGAATATGATAGATAATGCCTTAACACTAGGACCAGAGCTGAGTTCCAAGATTGTTGGAAGGGCACAAGGGTTTTATGCTGCTGCTTCACTTAATGATGTTGGGTTAATGATGGTCATGAATTTTGCTTTTATTGAAGGGAAATATAATGGAAGTACTTTCACTGTACTTGGACGGAATCCTGTGTTCGAGAAGGTGAGAGAGATGGCAGTGATCGGTGGCAGTGGGCTTTTCCGATTTGCTACAGGATATGTTCAGGCTACTACTCATTCATGGGATTTCAAAACTGGAGATGCTAATGTTCAGTATGATGCTTATGTGTTGCATTATTGA